AAAGGATAGTAAAAGCCGTAAAAAATATTCTCGATCCCGTATTTATCAGCAAATTTTCCAAAGTAATTTAAAAAAATTTCGTCTGTCTGATACCAGTTATATCCCGCCGCAGCGGACATTCCAGCTGCACCCCCAACTACAATCGCCTCAGCTTCTTCCAATTTTTGATGTAATTCTGCTATATGGTCTTGATATTGTTGATCTAACAATATAATCATTCCTCCAATTATGTCTAAAAGCATTTCAGCTTCGTTTTGAAACATCGCTTTACTTGAATCTAAATGTATTATATAGTTGATATAAATTAATTAACAAGTATGCACTTTTTTACCGCATACTATCTTGGAGGATAGTATAAACATGGAAAAGACTAATTTTAATGCTACCGACAACCAGGAACCTTTTTTTGGATACACTCTTTCTATCATAAGCGGAAAATGGAAACTGCAAATTATCTATCATTTATCCAAAAATGGTGCTGTACGCTATAATGAACTTCAGCGTATGCTAGGTAAAATAACCTTCAAAACACTTAGCACTGCACTGAAGGAAATGGTGAATGACGGGATTATTCATCGTAAGGAATATCCGCAAATCCCCCCCAAGGTCGAATATAGCCTTACTGAGAAAGGACAAACTCTATGGCCTATCATTCAGGAAATGTGTCAATGGGGAGAATATAATCAGCCACAAAAATAATTGCAAGAGTACTCCTATAACCTCGCTCAATAAAAGGAAAACAAAAGTAAAAACCCGGGAGAAGATAATCCTCGTCCCGGGTTAAAATATTTGTTTAATTATGTACTGTCTTTTTGTAATTTGGAGACATGCTTTTTTTATGTCAGCTTATTACGTTGCACTCAATGGATTCTGCTGTTTAACTTCTTTTATGGATAAATACAAAGAATAGTTTCCATATTCAAGAATCTGATTAAGAAATTGATTCAATTGTTCTTGAGTACTCACTTTTACTTTCAAATGGTAACACCCTTCTCCTGATACACGATGTGCTTCAACCACTTCTTTCCGTTCTTTAATACATCTCAAAAATGGATCATGGTTTGCTGTTTTCATATAAATTATTACAAATGCAGTAAAGATTAATCCCAGCTTCATTTCATCTGCTATTAAAGAATATGCTTTAATTACACCACTATCTTCAAGCTTTTTAATCCGATTCCCTACAGCTTGTCCTGTCATATGAATTTGTTCGCCCAAGTCTTTCCATTGAACACGTGAATTTTCGGATAGTAGCTGAAGTATTTGAAAATCAATGTTATCAAGTTCCATAATTAATTCCTTTCATCATGAAATGATTTGCTGCAAAAGTGTTTCATCAAAGTATCGATAGAAACCATAGTATCATTTATCATTATATTGTATCAAAAAATTATATGAGGTGATAATAATGAGTACTGCTTTAATTATTGTTGATATTCAAAATGACTATTTTCCAAATGGAAAAATGGAGTTAGTCAATCCTGATAAAGCTGCTGCTAACGCTGCTAAGGTTCTAGAATGGTTTAGACAGCATAATAAAGATAATATTTTTCACGTTCAGCATATCGCAAGTGATTCAGCACTAGGATTCTTTCTTCCAGATACAGAGGGTGCTGAGATAAATGATACTGTTCAACCATTAGAAAACGAAAGCATTATTACGAAACATTTCCCTAATAGCTTTTTAAAAACAGAATTAGAAAGTGAATTAAAAGAAAGGGGAGTAACCAAAGTTGTGGTTGTAGGTATGATGACACATATGTGTATTGATGCAACCGTAAGAGCTGCTGTGGATTTAGGTTATGAAACTACACTTATTGAAGATGCTTGCGCTACAAGAGAATTATCTTATGAAGGTAAAGCAGTTCCAGCTGAACAAGTTCATTATGCATTTGTCGGCGCGCTTGAAAGTATGTATGCGACTGTAACATCAACCGAAGATTTTCTAGCAGAAAAAAAATAATTTCGTTTAACTGAATCATTAGCAGGAGTTATTATGAATTTATAGTTTGTTTCTGTCCATGACGGTCTAGTTTCTTAAGTTTACCGTCATGGACAGTTTTGTTAAGACAGAAACAACGAATAAGTTGTTATTCTAAAAAGTCTTCATTGCTTATTTAGAATTAAGATCTTCAATAGAATCGATATCCATATACTCAGGAACAACAAGCCCGATTTTAGCACCAGTTAGGTTAGGGCCTAAATCCACAATGTTATCCTGATTTGCCTCATAAAAATCTTTATGTGTCAGCGGCAGCCAAGCTCCTAGAGTGGCATCTGCATCTCCTGTAGCAATCGATTCAAACATAATGGCTACGTCTAACTCGGTTACCGTGACGTTAAACCCTTTTTGTTCCATCACTTCTTTTAAAACACCTGAAGATGCACGTTCGGAATCCCACGGTGTTGAAGCAAGTACGATTTCTGTTCCGTCAACATCTTCTACGCCTTCCACCCATTCCGCTACTCTATCTTGGTTATCCTCAACCCATTGTATTGCTACTTTTTCTATATCTGTACCAGATTCTTCAGCTTCATACATAATTGCTTCCATATCTTCTACATTCCATTCGAATTGATCAATTAATTTATAAGCTTCTGGTTTTTCCTCTTTTAGTCCAGTTTTTGCCAGCGAATTAATGGTTTCCTCTCCACCATAAACTCCTTTTGGGTCTTCCAGATATTTCATATCTGGATACTCCGCAAACATCCAATGCGGGTTCCATCCAGTAATTATAATCGGTTCCTCATTCTCAATTGCACCACCAAGTTCAGTCATCATCGCTCCAGTAGAAGATAATTCTACGTTCCAGCCCTGCAAATTATCGTATTCTTCGATTGCCTTCTCCGTTGTAACCGAGATTCCTGCTCCTGGTTCAATCCCAGTGATAGTATAATCCACTTCTTTACTATAATCAGCTTTACCATTATTGTCCGCTGCATTTCCATCTGAACTGCCGCAAGCTGCAAGTAAAAATATAGCCAAGATTCCAAAAATTACCCCTGCAAGTTTTCCATTTTTCAAAACTAACTCCTCCTGTTTGTCTGTGTCTACTCTCTTCTTACAGAAACATCATTAAGCTTTATAAAGCTTTCAATCGCTTTCAACAAATCTTGCCTAAACAATTAAGAAGAGATAAATACAAATTATAATTAAATATGTTACATTTCTTTCTACACATTTTCAAATCGCATATTAATGCAAATAGATGAGTATGACTGGATATAGCCCATTCCGCCTAATAAAATAGTGAAAAATCTTAAGTTTGGTCTTTTTTCCTCTATAATGAGATTGAGAAAGTGAAAACTCCCTCTCTTCCTTTGTTCATTTCAAACAGTATGCTTTGTAAAGTAAGTCGATCGGAAGTGATCAGGAAAAAACTAGCATCAGGACAAAACTCAATTGAGTTTTTTGTCAGCTAAACGAAAAACAAAGATAAGCTGGCTAATAGATTCGTTATATACTTAATAAAATACTATTTTGGTTTACTCAGTTCATTTAATATTGTATTTTAAAGGGGGAATTCCAAATTTTATATAAGTTAGGAATAATCTTTCCAGGAAATGAACCATCGATAATTAAGGAGGTACATAATAATGACTAAACAATTAGCAGGTAAAACGGCCATTGTTACAGGGGCAAGCAGTGGAATCGGAACTGCAATTGCAAAAGAGATTGCTAAGGCAGGTGCTAATGTGGTGCTTGCTGCAAGAAGTCAAGAGAAGCTTGCACAAATAGCAAAAGAGATTAGCCAAAATGAAAAAACGTTATGTGTTAAAGCAGACGTGACGAACCAAAAGGATGTTGACTCCCTTGCAAAGCTAGCAAAACAGGCATTTGGAAATGTAGATATATATATTAATAATGCCGGGAAAATGGGTTCGAGCAGAGTTTTAAAAGGAGATGTGTCTGACTGGGAAGAGATGATTGATATCAATATAAAGGGAGTTCTCTATGGTATTCATTCAGTCTTGCCTGCTATGCTGGAAAAAGGCAGTGGTCATATTGTTAATATCGCTTCTGATTCAGGGTTTGAAGTTACAGAAAGACTTACAGTGTACTGTGCAACAAAATTTGCGGTACGTGCAATCTCCACAGGATTGGAAAAAGAACTTGCCAAAACTGGCGTTCGCGTCACCAATATTTCTCCAGGCATGGTTGAAACGCCATTAAGTTCAAAAAGTCCATTTGACAGCGACAGAAAAAAACTTTTGCCGGAAGACATTGCACGGGCGGTAGTTTATGCAGTTACTCAGCCAGATTACGTAAATGTAAACGAAATTTTGGTTAGACCTATTTAATCTGTTATACAAGAACGCATACCATGAGATTATTAAATGCTGAGACCTAAAAAAAGAGATAAAGACGAGCAATATATTCGGCCTATTGCAAAGATCTATTTTAGAAAACTTTATAGTTAGGGAAATGGCCACCTGGACCAAGCCCCTGACTATAGAAAATATCTTCATCCATTACTCTCTATTGTTCTGGGGACCGAATTTCATAATGTACTCTCTTTTTCATTATTCGAATAAGGGAGAGAACGTTGGTAATGAATCAGTAAAAGAAGAAATGGGTTTTTCCGCTTCTTCTTTCGTTACTGTACAATGATTCAACGATTCTATAAGTTGTTTCTTATCCATGTTTCTGCCTATAAAAACAAGCTCTGTCATTCTGTCTCCTGTCTGTTCATCCCATTCTTCAAATATAGCTGGATCTTGTGCTCTTAATTCTTCCTGTTCTTTTTCTGAATAGCTAGCAAGCCACCTGCCAGCACCTTCCAGGGTTATCAAGGAACCCGCCTGTGACAAGAATCCTGCTATATCATTCCTTGTGACTAACCAAAAGAAGCCTTTTGCCCGGAGTATTTCCTGCGGCCAATTCTCCAGCCATTGCCGAAATCGTTCAGCATGGAATGGTTTTCTGCTTCGATAAACAAATGAACTGATACCATACTCTTCGGTCTCCGGTATATGTTCCTCATTCAATTCTTTTATCCACCCTGCTCCCTGGCTTGCCATTTCAAAGTTAAATTGTCTGGTATGCAGCACTTGTAATGGATCTATTTGGCCAAATTTCGCTGGAATAATTTTCGCTTGCGGATTTAACTTATAGAGCAAATGTTTTAACTCAGCTATATTGTCGCTCGTAATCTTATCTATTTTATTTAAAACAATTACATTGGCAAATTCAATTTGATCAACCAACAAGTCGACAATCCCTCTTTCATCTTCCTCAGAAACATGCAGTTGCCGGTCCGTTAACAAATCTTCCGACCGATAGTCCTCCCAGAACTGGTGCCCATCTATAACTGTTACCATCGTATCAAGCTGGAAAAGTGCATTTAAATCTATTCCTAATTCTTTGTCTGCATATACAAAACTTTGGGCGACCGGAATCGGCTCCGAAACCCCGCTCGATTCAATTAACACATAA
This region of Oceanobacillus sp. FSL K6-2867 genomic DNA includes:
- a CDS encoding helix-turn-helix domain-containing protein — translated: MEKTNFNATDNQEPFFGYTLSIISGKWKLQIIYHLSKNGAVRYNELQRMLGKITFKTLSTALKEMVNDGIIHRKEYPQIPPKVEYSLTEKGQTLWPIIQEMCQWGEYNQPQK
- a CDS encoding Lrp/AsnC family transcriptional regulator, with translation MELDNIDFQILQLLSENSRVQWKDLGEQIHMTGQAVGNRIKKLEDSGVIKAYSLIADEMKLGLIFTAFVIIYMKTANHDPFLRCIKERKEVVEAHRVSGEGCYHLKVKVSTQEQLNQFLNQILEYGNYSLYLSIKEVKQQNPLSAT
- a CDS encoding cysteine hydrolase family protein yields the protein MSTALIIVDIQNDYFPNGKMELVNPDKAAANAAKVLEWFRQHNKDNIFHVQHIASDSALGFFLPDTEGAEINDTVQPLENESIITKHFPNSFLKTELESELKERGVTKVVVVGMMTHMCIDATVRAAVDLGYETTLIEDACATRELSYEGKAVPAEQVHYAFVGALESMYATVTSTEDFLAEKK
- a CDS encoding glycine betaine ABC transporter substrate-binding protein, with product MKNGKLAGVIFGILAIFLLAACGSSDGNAADNNGKADYSKEVDYTITGIEPGAGISVTTEKAIEEYDNLQGWNVELSSTGAMMTELGGAIENEEPIIITGWNPHWMFAEYPDMKYLEDPKGVYGGEETINSLAKTGLKEEKPEAYKLIDQFEWNVEDMEAIMYEAEESGTDIEKVAIQWVEDNQDRVAEWVEGVEDVDGTEIVLASTPWDSERASSGVLKEVMEQKGFNVTVTELDVAIMFESIATGDADATLGAWLPLTHKDFYEANQDNIVDLGPNLTGAKIGLVVPEYMDIDSIEDLNSK
- a CDS encoding SDR family oxidoreductase, which translates into the protein MTKQLAGKTAIVTGASSGIGTAIAKEIAKAGANVVLAARSQEKLAQIAKEISQNEKTLCVKADVTNQKDVDSLAKLAKQAFGNVDIYINNAGKMGSSRVLKGDVSDWEEMIDINIKGVLYGIHSVLPAMLEKGSGHIVNIASDSGFEVTERLTVYCATKFAVRAISTGLEKELAKTGVRVTNISPGMVETPLSSKSPFDSDRKKLLPEDIARAVVYAVTQPDYVNVNEILVRPI
- a CDS encoding GTP-binding protein → MSKKVPVTVLSGFLGAGKTSLLNHLLEKQHGFKIAIIVNDMSEINVDAKLVKEGGFIRADENMVEMTNGCICCTLREDLIVELEKLANLDIDYVLIESSGVSEPIPVAQSFVYADKELGIDLNALFQLDTMVTVIDGHQFWEDYRSEDLLTDRQLHVSEEDERGIVDLLVDQIEFANVIVLNKIDKITSDNIAELKHLLYKLNPQAKIIPAKFGQIDPLQVLHTRQFNFEMASQGAGWIKELNEEHIPETEEYGISSFVYRSRKPFHAERFRQWLENWPQEILRAKGFFWLVTRNDIAGFLSQAGSLITLEGAGRWLASYSEKEQEELRAQDPAIFEEWDEQTGDRMTELVFIGRNMDKKQLIESLNHCTVTKEEAEKPISSFTDSLPTFSPLFE